The genomic DNA ACCTCAGCGTTTCCGAGCTCCGCGACGCCGATTCCGGTGGCCGCCGTAAAGGTGCGGCACTCCGGCAGCACGCCCCTTCCGGTCGCTGCCACCCACGCGACGGTGTCGCCGGGCGCACGTCCGACGCAGCCCGGCCGACCGCCACTCCAGCGGGCGCAACGCCTGACACCCGCCCCGCGAACCGCCGTTCGGACCTCCGCACCGCCCGTCGCGCCCCGCCTTCCTCCGGCGCGCCGGCCGGTGATCCCGGCTTCGGTCACCGCGTCCACCCGCACCGCGGCCACTCGATCCACCCCGACCGCGGTTCAGCGGGCCCACGACACCCGGCCGACCACACCTCCGACCGGCCGGCCCACGGTACGGACCGCTCAAGCTTCCCCCTCGCCCGCAGACCATCAGCCCCCGGCACCACCTCCGCGCCCACCGGTCCTCGCACACTCACCGACCCCGCCAACTCCCGTGCAGCGCCAGACCCCAGCTCCCTCGGTACAGCACCCCATCCGAGCTTCCGCACCCCCCGGCTCCGCCCCCGACACCCTGACTCCCGAATCCCTCGACGCCCTCGCACGCTCCCTCCTGGAACCCCTCTCCCGCCTCCTGCGCTCCGAACTCCGCGGCGACCGCGAGCGCCTGGGCCGTCTTCGCGACGCTCCCTGACCCGACCCCCGTCACATCGCCGCCATGGCTCAACGACCCAAGGACCCGAGGACCCCACCCATGCCAAGCCCCCTGGACCCCGCCTCCACCGTGTTCTTCCGGCTCTCCATCGACGGCCTGGACCTCGGTCTCTTCAACAGTTGCGAGGGGCTCGCCTCCGAGGTGCAGGTGGAGCAGCGCGAAGAGGGGGGCAACAACGGGTTCGTGTGGCAGTTGCCGTCACGGGTGACGTACTCGAACATCCGGCTCACCCGGCCGCTCACCCCGGACACGGGGAAGGCCGCCGCGTGGATCTCGTCCATCGCCACCGGGATCGCCCGGCCGACCGGCCAGATCGCCGCACTGCGCGCGGACGGTTCCGTCGTCGCGCAGTGGGGGCTCGTCGAGGTGCTCCCCGTGCGGTGGCAGGGGCCGAACATGGACCCGGCCAGCCCCGGCGTCGCCACCGAGACCCTGGAAATCGCCCACCACGGCTTCACTGACGCCAGGGGGACCTGATGCCCCCCACCGGCGCCAACAACAGCCTTGTACGGGCCCGTCTCACCATCCACCATCCGCCGAGCGGGTCGAGTCACACCCTGGGCGGCCGGATCGACGAGGTCGAGTTCCAGTTCAACCCCAACCAGTTGGAGCTCTCACGCTCGGCCTCCTGGTACGCCCAGCGGGCCGTCGGCTTCGACCGCGGGGCTCAGCAGGAGTTCTCCGGTGCCGACCCGGCCTCGCTGTCCGTCGAGGTCTTCCTCGACTCCTCCGCCACCCCCACCACTCCGGAAGTCCGCAAGAAAGTGGACCAGTTGCTCTC from Streptomyces sp. NBC_01478 includes the following:
- a CDS encoding phage tail protein, with the translated sequence MPSPLDPASTVFFRLSIDGLDLGLFNSCEGLASEVQVEQREEGGNNGFVWQLPSRVTYSNIRLTRPLTPDTGKAAAWISSIATGIARPTGQIAALRADGSVVAQWGLVEVLPVRWQGPNMDPASPGVATETLEIAHHGFTDARGT